A region from the Triticum aestivum cultivar Chinese Spring chromosome 3D, IWGSC CS RefSeq v2.1, whole genome shotgun sequence genome encodes:
- the LOC123080435 gene encoding uncharacterized protein, whose product MALRALDNTLPAAVADQRPKKAAKLLPTAPAVTRSPTGSGGNGKKQRNDENSAPQTKPASPVAAAAEPAVEYVRSEDLQPVPAPKARAAGLVAGLDSKDWVKVCEALNDARRLAIHHPALLAPILEKVVLGVVKTMKNPRSAVLKTSVMACTDVFAAFGNLISSASADAFDKLLLQLLLKASQDKRFVCEEAEKAMRAMATSMPPLPLLKKLRAYVHHANLRVRAKAAVAMAHCAARMDVETMKEFGLPALLQVAAELLNDRLPEAREAARSIVGSTHAAFFFKEAAEKEQEKKENELKEQEKGKKEQKEQEEGKKEKEEEEEKEKEKKAEPSGVAAAWESLCALSLSPISAQAVAKIEWLFPGTKKCVAQEIQQLFTASPEKTLTQEGWSKTCRYIENDDEEASYLSASFGPNVSLSSERVVIHARVTSWCLLASGNRNPHLLPPHISCRPPRSRSSSSKGGVARSFLRRVLVPFFLMDGGQSVAKRHGAAAGAEEDPDRHRAPPPVHEAADDQDDGDKKAPRQGSRRVASLDVFRGLTVALMILVDGAGGEWPVIGHAPWHGCNLADFVMPCFLFIVGMAIPLSLKRIPDRGWAVRRVVIRTLKLLFWGILLQGGYSHAPDELTYGVDMKHIRWCGILQRIALAYLVVAVIEIATKDARVQDQSSSGFFSIFRMYLSQWIVACCILLIYLSLVYGIYVPDWEFRVRNVDSLNYGKVLTVTCGTRGNLSPPCNAVGYIDRKVLGINHLYQKPAWRRHRDCTDDSPYEGPFKRDAPAWCASPFEPEGLLSSFSAVLSTIIGVHYGHVLVHMKSHMDRLKQWVTMGVALLLLGIILHFSHAIPLNKQLYTLSYICVTAGAAGIVFSMLYFLVDVVSLRYVFEPLRWVGMNAMLVYVMAAAGIFEGFLNGWYYDGPKNTLVYWVRKHVFVRVWHSERVGILLYVLVAQILLWALLAGLLHRAGVYWKL is encoded by the exons ATGGCCCTCCGCGCGCTGGACAACACGCTGCCGGCCGCCGTGGCGGACCAGCGGCCCAAGAAGGCCGCCAAGCTGCTCCCCACGGCGCCCGCCGTCACCCGCTCCCCCACCGGCAGCGGCGGCAACGGCAAGAAGCAGCGCAACGACGAGAACTCTGCGCCGCAGACCAAGCCCGCGTCGCCCGTGGCGGCCGCGGCTGAGCCGGCCGTGGAGTACGTCCGGTCCGAGGACCTGCAGCCCGTGCCCGCGCCCAAGGCCCGCGCCGCCGGCCTCGTGGCGGGGCTCGACTCCAAGGACTGGGTCAAGGTCTGCGAGGCCCTCAACGACGCCCGCCGCCTCGCCATCCACCACCCGGCCCTCCTCGCCCCCATCCT GGAGAAGGTGGTGCTGGGGGTCGTGAAGACGATGAAGAACCCGCGCAGCGCGGTGCTCAAGACCTCCGTGATGGCCTGCACGGACGTCTTCGCGGCCTTCGGCAACCTCATCTCCTCGGCCTCGGCCGACGCGTTCGACAagctgctgctgcagctgctgctcaAGGCGTCGCAGGACAAGCGGTTCGTGTGCGAGGAGGCCGAGAAGGCGATGCGCGCCATGGCCACATCCATGCCGCCCCTGCCCCTGTTGAAGAAGCTCAGGGCCTACGTCCACCACGCCAACCTCAGGGTCCGGGCCAAGGCCGCCGTTGCCATGGCGCACTGCGCCGCCAGGATG GACGTGGAGACGATGAAGGAGTTCGGGCTGCCGGCGCTGCTGCAGGTGGCCGCGGAGCTGCTGAACGACCGGCTGCCGGAGGCGCGCGAGGCCGCCCGCAGCATCGTCGGCTCCACGCACGCCGCCTTCTTCTTCAAGGAGGCTGCCGAAAAAgagcaggagaagaaggagaatgaGCTAAAGGAGCaggagaaggggaagaaggagcaaaaggagcaggaggaggggaagaaggagaaggaggaagaggaggagaaggagaaggagaagaaggcagaGCCGTCGGGCGTGGCGGCGGCGTGGGAGAGCCTGTGCGCGCTGAGCCTGTCGCCCATCTCGGCGCAGGCCGTGGCCAAGATC GAGTGGCTATTTCCCGGAACAAAAAAATGCGTCGCTCAGGAAATTCAGCAGCTTTTCACTGCCTCGCCGGAAAAAACTCTGACCCAGGAGGGATGGTCCAAGACCTGTAGGTACATcgaaaacgacgacgaggaggcGTCCTATCTTTCAGCTAGTTTCGGTCCAAACGTGTCGCTTTCCAGTGAGCGAGTGGTGATCCACGCGAGAGTGACCAGCTGGTGCTTGCTTGCTTCCGGGAATCGGaatcctcatcttcttcctccccatATCTCCTGTCGCCCTCCGCGTtcacgcagcagcagcagcaaaggcgGCGTCGCACGTTCCTTCCTGCGTCGAGTCCTTGTTCCTTTCTTCTTGATGGACGGGGGCCAGAGCGTCGCCAAGCGGCACGGCGCGGCCGCCGGCGCCGAGGAGGACCCTGACCGGCACCGTGCTCCTCCTCCGGTCCATGAGGCGGCGGATGATCAGGACGACGGCGACAAGAAGGCGCCTCGACAAGGGAGCAGGCGGGTCGCTTCCCTCGACGTCTTCCGTGGCCTCACCGTCGCT CTGATGATACTggtggacggcgccggcggcgAGTGGCCGGTCATCGGGCACGCGCCGTGGCACGGCTGCAACCTCGCAGACTTCGTCATGCCCTGCTTCCTCTTCATCGTCGGCATGGCCATCCCACTCTCCCTCAAG AGAATTCCAGATCGCGGCTGGGCCGTCAGGAGGGTGGTCATAAGAACACTGAAGCTGCTCTTCTGGGGGATCTTGCTGCAAG GTGGCTACTCCCACGCTCCAGATGAACTGACTTATGGAGTTGACATGAAGCACATACGATGGTGCGGCATTCTCCAG AGGATTGCCCTTGCATACTTGGTTGTCGCAGTCATAGAGATCGCGACGAAAGATGCGAGGGTTCAGGATCAGTCAAGTTCAGGCTTCTTCTCAATTTTCAGGATGTACTTGTCCCAGTG GATTGTTGCATGTTGCATCCTTTTGATCTATTTGTCCCTTGTCTACGGGATTTACGTTCCGGACTGGGAGTTCAGGGTGCGAAATGTGGACAGCCTGAACTATGGCAAAGTTTTAACA GTGACCTGTGGCACAAGGGGAAATCTGAGCCCTCCTTGCAATGCTGTAGGTTACATCGACCGTAAAGTCCTCGGCATCAATCACCTGTACCAGAAACCTGCATGGAGAAGGCACAGG GACTGTACTGATGATTCCCCTTATGAGGGGCCTTTCAAAAGGGACGCCCCGGCCTGGTGTGCCTCGCCATTTGAACCTGAAGGGTTACTAAG CTCATTTTCAGCGGTATTAAGTACGATCATCGGCGTACACTACGGGCACGTGCTTGTTCATATGAAG AGTCATATGGACAGGCTAAAGCAGTGGGTCACCATGGGCGTAGCTCTCCTCCTCCTCGGAATCATTCTGCACTTCTCTCATG CGATTCCTCTGAACAAGCAGCTGTACACACTCAGCTACATCTGCGTGaccgccggcgccgctggcatcgtcttctccatgcTTTACTTCCTT GTGGATGTCGTGAGCCTGCGCTATGTCTTCGAGCCGCTGCGGTGGGTCGGCATGAACGCGATGCTGGTGTACGTGATGGCGGCGGCGGGCATCTTCGAGGGCTTCCTCAACGGCTGGTACTACGACGGGCCCAAGAACACACTG GTTTACTGGGTGAGGAAGCACGTGTTCGTCAGGGTGTGGCACTCGGAGAGGGTGGGCATCCTCCTCTACGTCCTCGTCGCGCAGATCCTGCTCTGGGCGCTCCTTGCCGGCCTCCTCCACCGGGCCGGGGTCTACTGGAAGCTCTAG
- the LOC123080432 gene encoding uncharacterized protein, translating into MANPSMAAGGGVPWAEGARAVGAQIRNRLRVAPVDRRWLWRRPEGRAASEAVRQWSDRLRAILHRDKQGPDQQQQQQGPASPDAAAAAKAKPSSSALRFYRKKVGKEVNGVEDSVIFRSLQALAVPLIGNACYVFMHGLNSVQIYGAEKLQQALQERPKDKPLLTVSNHVAAMDDPFVIASLLPPSVMMEAQKLRWTLCATDRCFTNPVLSTFFRSVKVLPVNRGEGIYQKGMDMALSKLNNGGWVHIFPEGSRSKDGGKTIAPAKRGVGRLVMDADSLPVVVPFVHTGMQDIMPVGKRIPRTGKRVIVVVGDPINFDDLMAENSNDSQHISRGDLYDKVTERIGQRLQQLKVEVDRLAAEQKAELQNCHTADTVNDGYKVWQQVDWESFGIGNMLSAAAEHSSAQEPPKQIQHEVLLAEQSVSPAKQAEPEPRLEEEQSVFSPISRVPHWFSRHTDASELMGFAARGLVRNGRSMQEGYRQFQEPSAFNAWWEAQTSSAMMPRWSTA; encoded by the exons ATGGCCAACCCCTccatggcggccggcggcggggtgCCGTGGGCGGAGGGGGCCCGCGCCGTCGGGGCCCAGATCCGCAACCGCCTCCGCGTGGCGCCCGTCGACCGCCGCTGGCTCTGGCGCCGCCCCGAGGGCCGCGCCGCCTCCGAGGCCGTCCGCCAGTGGTCCGACCGCCTCCGCGCCATCCTGCACCGGGACAAGCAGGGGCccgaccagcagcagcagcagcagggcccCGCCTCCCCcgacgccgcggcggcggcgaaggcgaagCCCTCCTCCAGCGCTCTCAGGTTCTACAGGAAGAAAG TGGGCAAAGAGGTTAACGGGGTCGAAGATTCCGTGATTTTCCGCTCGCTCCAAGCACTGGCCGTTCCTCTAATTGGCAATGCTTGCTATGTTTTTATGCACGGCCTTAACTCTGTCCAG ATTTATGGTGCGGAGAAACTTCAGCAGGCATTACAAGAGAGGCCTAAAGACAAACCTCTTCTAACG GTCAGCAATCACGTGGCTGCTATGGATGACCCTTTTGTAATTGCGTCCCTTCTGCCACCATCTGTTATGATGGAAGCACAAAAGCTGAGATGGACACTATGTGCGACTGATCGTTGCTTTACAAATCCAGTTCTGTCCACCTTCTTCAGGTCTGTTAAAGTGTTGCCTGTTAACCGTGGTGAAGGCATCTACCAAAAG GGAATGGATATGGCGCTCTCAAAGCTTAATAATGGTGGATGGGTTCATATATTTCCTGAAGGAAGTCGTTCAAAGGATGGAGGGAAAACCATTGCTCCTGCTAAGAGAGGTGTTGGAAG ATTGGTAATGGATGCTGACAGCCTACCGGTTGTTGTCCCCTTTGTCCATACTGGGATGCAGGACATAATGCCTGTTGGGAAACGTATCCCAAGAACAGGCAAAAGG GTGATAGTGGTTGTTGGCGACCCAATCAACTTTGACGACCTGATGGCTGAGAACAGCAACGACTCCCAACATATTTCTAGAGGTGACCTGTATGACAAAGTAACCGAAAGGATTGGGCAGCGGCTGCAGCAACTGAAGGTGGAGGTCGACAGATTGGCGGCAGAGCAGAAGGCCGAGCTCCAAAACTGTCACACAGCCGACACAGTCAACGACGGGTACAAGGTGTGGCAGCAGGTCGACTGGGAGTCGTTCGGCATAGGGAACATGCTGTCAGCAGCCGCCGAGCATTCGTCAGCCCAAGAGCCCCCAAAGCAGATCCAGCACGAAGTGCTCCTGGCGGAACAAAGCGTGTCTCCAGCAAAGCAGGCAGAGCCCGAGCCGCGCCTCGAGGAGGAACAGAGCGTTTTTTCTCCAATCTCTCGCGTCCCACACTGGTTCAGCCGGCACACGGACGCCTCGGAGCTCATGGGGTTCGCCGCGCGCGGCCTTGTCAGGAACGGCAGGTCCATGCAGGAGGGGTACCGGCAGTTCCAGGAGCCGTCGGCGTTCAACGCCTGGTGGGAGGCGCAGACGAGCAGCGCGATGATGCCCAGGTGGAGCACTGCTTGA